The Pieris brassicae chromosome 3, ilPieBrab1.1, whole genome shotgun sequence genome contains the following window.
aacagccgtatgttcgtatatcgtactatcaacagatacaacaacacttcgtctgtcgaagaccagaaaagatcggggtgcccgcgtgctgttagaactacaaagatgttaattctaattattaacaatcgagtattataaaacaagacctgaagctcggtgATTATCGTCGATACACAGaacatgccctaaatcaatatttacaattaaatagagTGGATCGATCAAAACACCTTCTGTCGCGATACGCAGATGAAAAGCACAGAATCATCCTGTTTACCGATAAAaatttcacgattgaagaacactacaataagaaaaatgataaagtgtatgctcacagttctaaagcaacccaagtggtcggaaaggtacaacgtggtcatcatcctaTGTTAGTAATGGTTTGGTGGGTGGGTTTcgtgtcttatcaaggagtcacaaaactgcagttttgtgaaaaaggagtgaatGTTGTGAGACCTCTGAGCAATAGGCACTTTCTAAAAATACTccgtggactttccagcaggatccTGCACCTGGTTACAAGGCtcgaactacccaagcctggcttgaaaccagCGTTTCGGAGTTTATAacagctgaagactggcccttatctagcccagacctcaagCTACTAGACTGCAAATTATgatcagttttagaggacatggcctgctctaaatGATACGGAGACATTcaagtctcttaaaaaatcattggagcaagcagtggcgaaatttccctagaaaacagtgcgtaaatccatagattcgtggccaaacagaataaaggcctgtataaaagccaaaggtggccatttcgaataaaatattattttatttttgctgagactttaataaatatgttggtataaattttaataatattagattacttcatttaaaaaatgtactttACTTTTAActgaacttatggctggactaggtagcTGTAGCTGATAGCTTAAATATTAGCTTTCTtcgctaagtaaaaaaaaggtATAACGATATAGTATCAGTAAAACATTATCtcatcttatatatataataacataagtCTTCAAGACATACAAAAATCTCAAATATTTGTCAGTACATACGTAACGTGttcagtttttaaattaaataataacgatttttcaaaaaacatCAATTCACACCTAACCAAATGATTTCGCGTTCTCTGTAGTCCTAAAATTGCCAGTAATtatgtaattgaaataatcCCACCATGATATAATATTGACACAGCGCGAGCCGCGACtgttatatattcattttgttTGCGATGAGATCACCAGTTCATTTGCTGTAACGCAtcctatataatttaattaatctgaATTCTCCTTTTTAAACAACGATGTTTGTTTCATTGGcgatgaaacaatttttttgtgttaacTTTATTCTACTCTACTATAATATTGGTCGTTGGGGAAAAAATCTAAACTTCGAAAGGTGTTTTGAAACTTATACATTAAACAAAGAGTAATTGAAGCTTTGCTTAAGGCCAAATGTTTATAGATCATTGACTCTAGGATACGTTTGCATTGTAAGCGAAATTGAATAggaattataaatgtaatgtgtTGTTTTTCGCATTAACAGCCGAATTAGGTTACATTCCAAATACATGATTCTCTTATTTCCTTAGCACGTGTTTATCCACATTGGCTTCTTGTATATTCACTTACTTGTACTATACTGTACTGACATTCTTTATAACTATTAACCTCTACTTACTCAACATAAATCTCacgtaatatagtttttaatccgctcaaaaatatttgtttatctacttcttaacaattattactattttttaatattattttatttttttcttcattgcttacactgctaacttttactattattattattatttgtttctacttagtattagattcttatttgttttttgcgcaaactagctgctgtggtctctggcagaatgaccagcgctgtggaacaactctgctcctcagcataatgttgagccagggccaattacaagcacacacgcattacacaattaaaccgttttctttaaaaaacattgttatctctgtattattattctttttttatttattttttgattattgtgttttgttagtaataaatgttatgtctatatCTAACCTAAGTATTTAAACAAGATGTCTCGGATGTCATGTCATGTCTATAAAACACTCTAAACGACGAGTTTTTagttgaaatttttatttaaacagctccaatttcttaattttcagGCAGTTAAAAGCAAAAGAATTGGTGAAAAACGTGCATTTCTTATATCGGAGAAAAAAcgttaatacattttatttagctTCAATCTTCCATCCCTAAGGAAATAGTTCAACGGACCTCTGCAACAACAGCAGTATTACTAATATAGAACACGAACGCTAACCCGGTCACATCACAATTTGAGGCTGTGCTGATTTCTCACGATGTTGAAACTGAAGATAACAGATAAAACTCAAAACCTTAGAGTTGTTTACAAGTTACGATGAAAGAATTTTATTGAGTAACTATATGTATCGCGACTgacaagtttttgttttatacaacatgagcaaacgggcaggaggctcagctgatgtttaagtgataccgctacATTcacacacttacattgccagaaggcttgcaagtgcgaTGCCGGCCGAATGAGTGcattcttttcttgaagaaccctaagtcgaattggttcgggaaTACCTTTAGTCGGCAGCTTGTTCCACGTATTGATAGCGCACGGCAAAATGATTTGAGTTACTGAATAGTAAATACGAGACGGTTTTTGAGAATAAACTTGTTATGTTCTATAACAGTGTAACGCGAATGCATCGCGTCAAAGCCCCGTCAGGGGACGCATATCACTTTACGCAATCAAAGGTTCGAATGAGGAAAGCAATTATCCACGTGCAGACACGTGCAGCGCAGGAAGCGCCCGCCCTCGCGGAAGACCACCTGCTTCATGTTATCTCAATTCCACAATTGACACTATTTCTGTCGGTTGCATATACATCGTTACTGatgcaatattaataaaacaagaatcctaataactttatattaattttcatggAGACCATTCCCCGATTCGATTTAGCAACCTTGCTGTATTAAtttttgctattattattattttctatacagaaatatatgaatactcatacataattatgtatttacgtTGTATATTCGCGGATGCGGACGGACCCTATGCgactttttcaatttaaagagTTCGTAAAGATATTTCGGGTATAGTCATTTTCAATTCCGTTATTGATGTAATAAGCTCTGAATTGTCTGTAATTTTTAACTGATGTATCGACTATGGAGTCTTTCCAGtccaaataaattaagtaagaTTACACCATTGTTTAAGGTAGTGAGTCTGATACGTCAAACTTCAGACCTGTTGGATGGCAATGATTCCAGCCTGatgaattcatatttaaaggGAGTATTCAAAGAGTGCATGTCAATGGAGTCACCTCTCCGTGTTCGCAGGTGTCGATCGGCGTCCTCTAAGCCTCGATTCTCGGGCCTTTCTTATTTATGATTTACATAAACGACCTCCCATTCTTTGTCAACGGAGTTCATGAGATGGTATTGTCTGCTGATGACACTTCACTTCTATTTAAAGTGAATAGGAAAAACGTATTATTGGATAATGTAAACTATTCTATGTATCGTATAGTTAACTGGTTTAATGTAAACAACTTACTGCTTAatgagaataaaacaaaacgtaTTAGATTTACAACTACCAGCGTAAAGTGAGATATTGGTAACCTGAAAGTTAAGGAACTAACTAAACTTTGATGACAAAACTGTTTTCTAGGCATAATAATCAATAGTGAACTCCAGTGAGACTCTTTCGAATAGGCTGAGCTCTGCAGCATATGCAGTAAAGAAAATCCGACATTTACTGATAAGGACACGGctaaaattatctataatagCTACTTTCAGAGCGTTATGTCATACGGTATTCTACTGTGGGGTGCTGCTGCAGAGGGctcaattcatatttgtgCTGCAGAAGCAGGCTGTTCGGGGTATTTATTGTGTTTCCTCAAGAGAGTCGGTACGGGAATAagtttatgaaattaaatattgtgaccctatctggtcaatatacTCTTGAAGCGTTGTTTtatgtacacaaaaatataaacgattttaaaacaaaggttgactttcaccagtataatactagGAACTAATTTAAGCGTAAACCAACCAAGCTccagaaaataaataactccttgtatggaaattgtattcgtttttacaaacaactcccaagcgaaattagagaattatcactacataaattcaaagctcgttaaacgttaattttattaatcaataaagctctTTATACATATGACGATAagttaaatgatcctaatccttaggattgatttgctccagttcaaacaattctCTGCTCAACTCCAAACAAagcgattaaaaatagtggcggaCAGTTTCTTGTCAGTTAGCACTGCGCATTCTTATgttctcatgtcattttcacaAGCGTATAGagcaaacataaaataaatacgctATTTATGTTAAAAGCAAGATAGGGcataaggaaaaaaatacatctattcaatttttattaagtttgatTGCGCCTTCGAGAAACAACAAAGCAAACACCGCGGATGTACGctgtctaaaatattttataaacaatttgaaattaaaaaagccagccaatgtttaaaatttgtgtttatgtttttatttgttgtaatcTGGGTGATGAAAATGTAAAACGGAACGCTCTCGCTCTCGGCTGTGATAGGTCAGATGGAAATATGGATAAGAAATGTCTGTAAATGGTCCAGGATCCTCCcacataacaaataattaaacccATCGTAGACTACATCAAAAAGTCATCAGTCCAAGAAGATTCGTATCACAATCTTGACCTGTATCGTCGAGTCTTTTGACCTAAATTGCTATAAACGCACATAAACGACTCACCCGAGCCTTATTCCGTGTGCCACAAGGCCGACTCCAAATAGGTTCTGGTCAGCTCGGCCCCTCCCAATGACTATTTCCAACGTCACCTCACTGTTAATAAAATAGGGATTTCgtttataattctattaagGGTCTCAACAATTTTAATGGTAtcgttacaaataatataaaggaagtcaATAATTGGAAATGGCGTTGTTGAGAATAATATGATAATCTATTAGTACTTGTATTTGACCCATCTCCAAATAAGGCGTCTTGTGCAAAAATTtgagataaatatattaaaatccgTCGCAACACTTTCGATATTGTACTAGAAATCGGAAGGTTCAATTCTCGTATCGAGCGAAGGAATCGATCTGCCATTCTTTTGAATAGAAGCGACGCGGaccttttcaaataaatagtaacaaatcaatttttaattatattcattattttgaagGCCTATCGCTGACGGAATTGAGAGGAAAAATAATTCGTGGAACACAAGTTATCGGTAAtcacagtttatttattaaatctaaacgtacacagctggaaggtattttaaatttccacttaaaatacaattttgatgCACGAGGCCCACGGAACTTCCTCGGTGTGCAGTTTCGCCCGTACGCTCACTTTCTGCAGAGTGTCGAGCGTCAACGTTCTCGAAGGCAGCGGCTTCCATTACGTTGATGAGACACGGGCTTATTAGTTTTTTGgtggaaaatttaatttcaactaGACGTCTTACGACGGACCGGGGTCGCCGAAACGGGGCGCAAAGGTGGAACAGGCCTTCGCGATGTGTGGGCATACGGACGTACCCACACCTACGTCGTCGCTTAAATAGTTAATTAGGGCAGGTCGGTTTACGAGGAGGTAGGGAAAGTCTAAAGGAATGAAAGGAAGCTTACTATCAATGCCTGGGCTTCAAGACGCTCATCTCGTTCCCTTTGTATACGTAAGCCTTGAAGGGACACGCCTTCTTCCCGTCCTTGTACAGGTAGAGGCGGAAGCAAGTGTCGCAGAAGTACGTGGGGTCGAAGGGGACCATGTCGCAGTCCTTGACGACCCACTTGGTGCTGTGCTCCGAGCATATGCTGCAGTAGATGACCTGGCTCAGGCCCACCTGGCTCACGAACGGGTAAGACTGGCGTCGCAGAGGGTCGCGGGAGTGCCCCAGCCGCACCTCCGAGAAAGTGAACGGGTGTTCACAGTCACCCAGGTGCACGTAGACCTGACGGAGGTCACACAATCGTGAGTAAATGATAACTAAGAAATGATAGTTCAAAAATAACCGATGCATCAAATGAGGCAACATACATCGGGATGTCCGAGCCTGATCTTGATGTCTTCCAGCTTCACGTCCATGGAGTGAGAGGGAAAGGTGCCCATGTTCCGTGCGGCGGCCCACTCCCGCAACTCCAGAGTGATGTCGGAGCAGCCCTTGCGTTCGTCCACGTAGAACACGTTGTTGATAAACATGAAACTAGACGGAAATAGTTCCTGAAAGcggatttattataaatttttctgaAATGTCATGCTAACGAGTggtaattacaaaaattaacagATCTACCTATTGGCTTTAGTGTTAAGGGCGCCACGCTTACAACTACGCTAACACTGCTTTGCCCTTTTGGCTATGTTTCATACATATGCATACAAGATATTCAATTTCAGAGGACCTGCACTGTACCAAGAAAAATATTGGACTAATGCAGTTCTGTTTCAAAGAAATGGAGCATGGACTTTGTACTTGGTATTAGAATTATGCCGAGTGAAAAAACAGGTTTTGGGAAACCTCACACAACGGGTCCGCTTCTATTTGGTTTGTTATGGAGGCACAGTTAATGCAATACCTTAGCTGAGGTCGAGGGTATGTCATCTGGGTTCTCTGAGACATCGATGCCTGTAGAGACGTCATTGAGACAGTAAATGTGATCTCTCAGAGCCCAAAGGGGCTGTTGACCCAGCATCATGATTTCTGTCATTAAAAGCGAATGACGGACAGTCTGAAATCAATAAGagacatattttaaatctgaaacatattatatagagGCATTTTAACtctattttattcaatattataagCTTGTCCAGAATATGTATAGCCCCTTTGAGTCTTAGTGTTTACAACTTGTTGGAATAATAGATAAGGGGCCATAAGGATGCTAATGGCAATACCTCgggtcaaaaataattttttcaagGCTATCTATAcaagatattataaattttatgcaAAGATTAGATTCATGTTTAAACCAACAGTTTTTGCAGAATATGAATAGGGGAATGGCCGATATATTCTAACTCTGTAGATGAGATCTTTCCCTGGTTGCAGCAACTCATTGTCAGGTTCATCAGCCTGAAAAAAGAAGACCAAGACTTACACAGTTATAATGTTTCATAGAATGATGTtaactacataatatatatataataataatagatttttatttctaacaatggcattaattttaaataaaactatgtatGATTGACTGTTTTGTCCAAATACACAGATATGGCTGTGGCTCCAAAACCACTCAAATTTATATGAGCCAATGGATTGCATTATTATAttccaataatattattggaatattttatataaaaatgctttaagtttttattttattattagagtGTTTAGAAAGTGTCAGTTTTCTAACCAATTACTTACATCTTCAGGTGGTGGTATAAGGCATACtgttctatattttaactttcgGGAATAGCAATTCTTTTTATCAATTTCTTTTCGGAACATTAAATTCTTGCAGAAATGTAGACAACTGGAAGCTTGAGGATTATAGCAACTGTTCATAGCGGAAGACTTGCTAGTAGGTAGTGACATTGACATCTTTAATTCATGACCAGTTTCCAAATGTTTAgggctaaataaaataattattaataactttaattgaTTGAGGAATAAtactacttatttttaatttacgacTTACTCGCAAAATTCGACAAGTTTATCATATTCCTCATCGTCTATGTTACCGACAAATGAAACAATTTGCTGTTCCAATTCCAACTCAATGTCCCCCCTAGACGTAGACTGCGTACATATTGGTAAATGCTGAAAGATCTTTGGTAAGTTTTTTGTTATCAACGACTTTGTCACACTACTACTGGTGACATTACGCCAGTGGGGCCCTTCGTCTTTTGCATATAAGTTTCTGATTTTTGCTTCTTGGTTTTCACAGAAGTCTggctttaaaaacttatttaagttATGCTGTATGCTCTCTTGATCccgttttaatgttttctcgGATTTATCGTCGTGTGGCATTGAGGCcataatttaaagatattatatttaatcacAATTCAACTCTACTAAACTATAATAACAGAAAATCCAATTGAAAATACATCAGCTATAacaattaatcatttaaattcaCTACTAATCAAagagtatattaataaacccAGGTTAACCCATactaactatttaaaattatgtttacatattttagacaagttttttttttgagtttatggCATGGCGTCTAGACCTTTAGACCATTTTAGACAAGTTTTCGTAACAAGAAAACagactaaattaaattattaaatgtgcCACAGAGCCAGAGAGTGAAACCGTGCTATTTCACAGACATTGACGTAACCCGTAACCCCATCtggaataaacatttttttcataaaaaatacttactgtCCTAAGTCACTACGATAATGTTTCAAATATGatgaagtatataatattaaatacatgagATAGACCATACGCTAATGTGAACTCACTCTGTGAACATAATATAAAGATGTCTTTGGCAAGGGGACCAGGGGGCTTAGTCAAGGTTGGCAGGTCGTAGGCCAACTGTAAACGTCTGCTTGTTTCTAATTTATCGTTACCCACCGTCCCTAGGAAAGTAATGTTTCATACGGAGCCCAAACAGACAAGTTACGTACGGAGTACGTTACTAACATACTCCTAACCAAAGCTGGTACAACTAGCATGAGATTACCTTGCTAGTAAACGTCCTGACCTTCGAAGCACAAATCCCACTACAGATCGTCTGCACAACGAAGGTGTCTAGCATGACTTAGTACATCTAGTAAATCTAGTGTAGTAAGGTTTCGACTCCCTTCGAATTCTACATGCTGCTgtcgatattttatataactagcGAAAATAAGTTTTCACGTGACTCACAACGACTCTTGTGATTTTCCAGCAATCTGTGAATTAATAGTTATCCAGACATAggttatataaataggcaAGACTCTCAGCAGGTACAGCAGATCGGCAATCCCTCATAATATATGCTAATATCCcgcataatacataataattaaacttcaattatgaataaaatagagCTGTCAAAAGACAAATGTTACTTTATACACAAACTTAATTCTGCTATGAAATATAATGATGCCacgattatatttaataacatgaaGTTAACTTTGTACAGATCGCTATgcaaaatgcattttaatcATCTTTAAAAACAGGCGGTTGACAATTGCGGTTGGCTGGTAGGGGCTTGTAAgcaaactataaaaaaattaacgtaaAATTATTGCTGATTCTTattcaaagaaaaacattatgattatgactattttttaatataaaatagggggcaaacaggcaggaggctcacttgatgttaagtgataccgccgcccatggacactctcaatgccagagggctcgcaaatgcgttggcggccttttaagaattgtcaGGAAACTGTCAGGAAAGTCATTTCCCGCGCCCTAATCGAATTCATACGCGATACCTGTACGTTAGATATACGTACCTGCGACTACCAGTGAACCAAATATAAGGATTATATCTTAATTCCTACTTCACACTACTTCCTACGtcacattaaaatatcaattaattatagtcgtAGTGAACTAAATTACTCTGAATAgatgtttaaatttatcgaagtatattaacttaaattgtatttgtagtCTTTAAAAAGGGTTAAAACGAAAGTTTCCACCGGCACTAATTAACAGAATTCTTTcgtaaaacaacaaataaaaaaaacataaataatagcaTGTATTCGAGTACTACATAGTCaagattacatttatttaatgtcatTATGGTTAACATTACACACGAGTACACGATCTCCGTCAAAATGAGGGCTACCTCCAACTTGTCTCTTGTCTTTTTTCAAACCTTCCCCGCTACCccttttattctatatttccAGGTTTCTAGTGAGCGTCCTCTTTTTTTCTTCTCAGTGGGCCATTCCAAGTAAGGTATTTTTGACCAAATGCGGGCAACGGTCCAATTCCAGACATGGTGGACATATTGGACATGTAACCTGATACATAAACTCGTAcctaaaaaatttattcaagaGCTCTAAACACTTTaatagttttctatttttttattgttctaaCGTTGAAAATTCTTATAAATGAGAATTATCTAGATGATTTAGTCCTCAATTACTTGTAAATTACTTATTCTAAGACATTATACATTCAGTAATAGAGAACGCATGGAATACCACGTATAACTTATTTACTACTAAAAATAAGAATGGAATTTATTCCTCAAGATAAACTTCTAAAAGTTAAGGCAGACACTCTGAAAGTCATCCGTGACGAGATCAACCTGGGTAAACCAGGAGAGATGAAGTCGGCTGTCAAGATCCTTAAGGAGTGGGTACAGCAACaaccttattttaaaaagaaggACTTTGGTAAATAgatctttaatattttgtataatttaaaacagttacatatttttcaaattcagtttcgtttttatttaagttatgtaTTTACGTTTACCTAATGTACCGAATATCTACATATAAGTATAACGAATAAAAGTGTAACATTTTATAGGATAAAGGTCGTTAGTTAGCCTTTAAAACTATAGAtagacaacaacaaaaaaattgtcaacGTTAGCATAGAAATTAGGCAATTTAGATATGCATAACTATTTTGAGACATAACTCATCTTAGGtcagttttaatttgttatagaTGAGCATTTTCTAGAAACAGCCATTATCTCGGGAAA
Protein-coding sequences here:
- the LOC123706724 gene encoding snRNA-activating protein complex subunit 3; this encodes MASMPHDDKSEKTLKRDQESIQHNLNKFLKPDFCENQEAKIRNLYAKDEGPHWRNVTSSSVTKSLITKNLPKIFQHLPICTQSTSRGDIELELEQQIVSFVGNIDDEEYDKLVEFCDPKHLETGHELKMSMSLPTSKSSAMNSCYNPQASSCLHFCKNLMFRKEIDKKNCYSRKLKYRTVCLIPPPEDADEPDNELLQPGKDLIYRVRIYRPFPYSYSAKTTVRHSLLMTEIMMLGQQPLWALRDHIYCLNDVSTGIDVSENPDDIPSTSAKELFPSSFMFINNVFYVDERKGCSDITLELREWAAARNMGTFPSHSMDVKLEDIKIRLGHPDVYVHLGDCEHPFTFSEVRLGHSRDPLRRQSYPFVSQVGLSQVIYCSICSEHSTKWVVKDCDMVPFDPTYFCDTCFRLYLYKDGKKACPFKAYVYKGNEMSVLKPRH